One window from the genome of Streptococcus halotolerans encodes:
- a CDS encoding DUF896 family protein, with protein MDQAKINRINELARKKKTVGLTDEEKVEQDKLRREYIDGYRRSLRHHIEGIKLVDEDGNDVTPEKLRQIQREKGLHGRSLDDPES; from the coding sequence ATGGACCAAGCTAAAATTAATCGCATTAATGAATTAGCGAGAAAGAAAAAAACGGTTGGCCTCACTGATGAGGAAAAAGTTGAACAGGATAAACTCCGACGCGAATATATTGACGGTTATCGCAGATCACTTCGTCATCATATCGAAGGCATCAAATTAGTTGATGAAGATGGCAATGATGTAACACCAGAAAAACTCCGTCAAATTCAACGTGAAAAAGGCTTGCATGGTCGCAGTTTGGATGATCCTGAATCTTGA
- the glpK gene encoding glycerol kinase GlpK, with amino-acid sequence MSQEKYIMAIDQGTTSSRAIIFDKKGQSVSTSQKEFPQIFPKAGWVEHDANQIWNSVQSVIASSFIESGIKPDQIEAIGITNQRETTVVWDKHTGLPIYNAIVWQSRQTADLAEQLKKDGYTDMFHEKTGLVIDAYFSATKVRWILDKVPGAQERAEKGDLLFGTIDTWLVWKLTDGQAHITDYSNAARTMLYNIKELTWDDEILELLNIPKVMLPEVKSNSEIYGVTAPFHFYGGSVPISGMAGDQQAALFGQLAFEKGKIKNTYGTGSFIIMNTGEEMQLSNHNLLTTIGYGINGNIYYALEGSIFIAGSAVQWLRDGLRMIEQSADSEMLALQSTAEDDIYVVPAFTGLGAPYWDSDARGSVFGLTRGSSKEDFVKATLQSIAYQVRDVIDTMRLDSGIAIPELRVDGGAAMNNYLMQFQADILGIDITRAKNLETTALGAAFLAGLAVGYWKDIEELKKLNEAGQLFQAHMPSSRREKLYKGWKRAVRATQVYAAEE; translated from the coding sequence ATGTCTCAAGAAAAATATATTATGGCTATTGATCAAGGAACGACCAGTTCAAGAGCTATTATTTTTGATAAAAAAGGACAAAGTGTCAGCACAAGCCAGAAGGAGTTTCCACAGATTTTTCCGAAGGCTGGCTGGGTTGAGCATGATGCTAATCAAATTTGGAATTCGGTACAATCAGTGATAGCCAGCTCTTTCATTGAATCGGGGATTAAACCCGATCAAATAGAGGCGATTGGGATTACGAACCAACGTGAAACGACAGTTGTGTGGGATAAGCATACCGGTCTTCCGATTTATAATGCTATTGTATGGCAATCACGTCAAACAGCTGATTTGGCAGAACAGTTAAAAAAAGATGGCTATACGGATATGTTTCATGAAAAAACAGGTTTGGTGATTGATGCCTATTTCTCTGCAACAAAGGTGCGGTGGATTCTGGACAAAGTTCCCGGGGCGCAAGAGAGGGCGGAAAAAGGGGACTTGTTATTTGGAACGATTGACACTTGGTTGGTATGGAAATTGACGGATGGTCAGGCTCATATTACAGATTATTCCAACGCTGCTCGTACCATGCTTTATAACATAAAGGAGTTAACCTGGGATGATGAGATTTTAGAGCTTCTTAATATTCCTAAGGTTATGTTACCAGAGGTAAAATCCAATTCGGAAATTTATGGTGTAACAGCACCTTTCCATTTCTATGGTGGCAGTGTTCCGATTTCAGGGATGGCTGGAGATCAGCAAGCGGCTTTATTTGGACAGCTAGCTTTTGAAAAAGGGAAGATTAAAAATACTTATGGAACCGGCTCGTTCATCATTATGAATACTGGTGAAGAGATGCAATTGTCAAATCATAACTTGTTGACGACGATTGGATATGGCATCAACGGAAATATTTACTATGCCCTAGAAGGTTCCATTTTTATTGCTGGTTCTGCTGTTCAATGGCTTCGCGATGGACTTCGTATGATTGAACAGTCAGCGGATTCTGAAATGCTTGCTTTACAGTCAACAGCAGAAGATGACATTTACGTGGTTCCTGCTTTCACAGGTCTAGGAGCACCCTATTGGGATTCTGATGCCAGAGGGTCAGTTTTTGGCTTGACGCGTGGTAGTAGCAAGGAAGATTTTGTAAAAGCAACGCTACAATCCATTGCTTATCAGGTACGCGATGTGATAGATACCATGCGACTAGACTCAGGAATTGCTATTCCTGAATTGCGCGTGGATGGTGGGGCAGCGATGAATAATTACCTCATGCAGTTTCAAGCCGATATTCTTGGGATAGATATCACCCGAGCTAAGAATTTGGAAACAACGGCTCTTGGGGCAGCCTTCTTAGCAGGATTGGCAGTAGGCTACTGGAAAGATATTGAAGAGCTTAAGAAACTTAACGAAGCAGGTCAACTGTTCCAAGCGCACATGCCTTCTTCACGCAGAGAGAAACTTTACAAAGGATGGAAACGCGCTGTAAGAGCGACACAAGTCTATGCAGCTGAAGAGTAG
- a CDS encoding BglG family transcription antiterminator yields MKKQNRIDQLFKILSKKKQFITAKTLSCELGISEKTVYRLVRELNDNYFPELPILSEKGKGYRINEQFKYRSIHLFNDNEMSAEKRRENILERLLMISPSSISTIALGQEFFVSDSQILKDKQLLQKQLFPYNLDILSRKGELLIRGNEFDVRQAIVDLIPSFSTIDLDRLEFHEDPTINLELAQFLQSEIKKIEYNLQDKIPYPYNVNIFSHLYIMVNRILKVRKFDQLPKNENGVATIEEKAIYHESKRVVNAIEHFIYKKIPEIEVDYLYRYLISSRFQNKKVVSETPQFSKKIRQITRQYFDKFTLFDLSNIQDDSPIFVDLANHINPLLRRIENKIRIKNNMLNDIKDNYNAIFKELVKISKMVSQEYGLSGINDDEIGFLTLYFARFKEIKRQKVKVVIMCTTGIGTSELLKSKIENNFPEVEILAVTNYQQPDTIIENFPSLELLISTIDYPKTNRYRTIVVSALFTEEDKNQLRSYIRDINYEK; encoded by the coding sequence ATGAAGAAGCAGAATAGAATTGATCAACTCTTTAAAATTCTATCTAAAAAAAAGCAATTTATTACTGCAAAAACTTTATCATGCGAACTAGGGATATCTGAAAAAACAGTATATCGTTTGGTTCGCGAACTAAATGATAATTATTTTCCAGAACTCCCTATATTGTCTGAGAAAGGAAAAGGTTACCGAATAAATGAGCAGTTTAAATATAGGTCTATCCATCTTTTCAATGATAATGAAATGTCTGCTGAAAAAAGACGAGAAAATATTTTGGAAAGATTGTTAATGATTTCTCCAAGTAGTATTTCTACAATTGCATTAGGACAAGAGTTTTTTGTTAGTGACTCCCAAATACTAAAAGATAAACAATTGTTACAAAAGCAATTGTTTCCTTATAATTTGGACATTTTATCCCGAAAAGGAGAACTTCTGATTAGGGGAAATGAGTTTGATGTTAGACAAGCTATTGTAGATTTAATACCCAGTTTTAGCACTATTGACCTAGATAGATTGGAGTTTCATGAAGACCCAACGATTAATCTAGAATTAGCGCAATTTTTACAGTCTGAAATAAAGAAAATAGAGTATAATCTTCAAGACAAAATTCCTTATCCTTATAATGTCAATATTTTTTCACACTTATATATAATGGTTAATCGAATTCTCAAAGTTAGAAAATTTGATCAGTTACCGAAGAATGAGAATGGTGTTGCCACTATTGAAGAAAAGGCTATCTATCACGAAAGTAAAAGAGTCGTTAATGCTATTGAACATTTTATTTATAAAAAGATTCCTGAGATTGAAGTAGATTATTTGTATAGGTATCTTATTTCTTCAAGATTCCAAAATAAAAAAGTTGTCTCGGAGACACCGCAATTTTCTAAAAAAATACGGCAAATAACAAGACAGTATTTTGATAAATTTACTTTATTTGATTTATCAAACATTCAAGATGATTCGCCGATTTTTGTGGATTTAGCCAATCATATCAATCCTTTATTGAGGAGGATTGAGAATAAGATAAGAATAAAAAATAATATGCTCAATGATATCAAAGATAATTACAATGCAATTTTTAAAGAATTAGTCAAAATTTCAAAAATGGTAAGTCAAGAATATGGTTTATCAGGTATAAATGATGATGAAATTGGTTTTTTAACTCTGTATTTTGCAAGATTTAAAGAGATAAAAAGACAAAAAGTTAAAGTAGTGATTATGTGTACTACTGGTATAGGTACTTCTGAATTATTAAAATCAAAGATAGAAAATAATTTTCCTGAGGTTGAAATATTGGCAGTAACTAATTATCAACAGCCTGATACTATTATTGAAAACTTTCCAAGTCTAGAACTATTAATTTCAACTATTGATTATCCCAAGACGAATAGATATAGAACAATAGTAGTTAGTGCTTTGTTCACAGAAGAAGATAAAAATCAACTTAGAAGTTATATAAGGGATATCAATTATGAGAAATGA
- a CDS encoding PTS sugar transporter subunit IIA, whose translation MRNDDVSIYLGEPLADKQTVLEFLYDHCDIDDYVSQQIFLENLEEREKQGSIEIAEGVILPHFEYKALTRTKIIIIRPLQSIKSWSSNISKVDLVIALLYKTGDSLNEIKLLMQMLANDSFIENLKKKDVEVVSQIIRSKLCK comes from the coding sequence ATGAGAAATGATGATGTGAGTATTTATCTTGGAGAACCATTAGCAGATAAGCAGACCGTTTTAGAATTTTTATATGATCATTGTGATATTGATGATTATGTTTCTCAACAGATTTTTCTAGAAAATCTAGAAGAAAGAGAGAAACAAGGCAGTATTGAAATTGCTGAGGGTGTCATTTTACCTCATTTTGAGTATAAGGCGCTGACACGGACAAAAATTATTATCATCAGACCATTGCAGTCAATTAAAAGCTGGTCTTCAAATATTAGCAAAGTCGACCTAGTGATTGCACTTCTGTATAAAACAGGTGATAGTTTAAATGAGATTAAACTGTTGATGCAAATGTTAGCTAATGATTCTTTCATTGAAAATTTGAAAAAGAAAGATGTAGAAGTAGTAAGTCAAATAATAAGGAGTAAATTATGCAAGTAG
- a CDS encoding PTS sugar transporter subunit IIA, which produces MQVVDAIDSNLVVTELDVSTKDEMLEVLIETLKVNGYVNDSDGFLKDVYEREAEGQTGIGNFVAIPHGKSFFVDKVGVAIGINRKDIPWESLDNNGVKVVILFAIGNDTEGAQEHLKLLSLFARKLGNDEVINHLVNSKTVDDVINAFK; this is translated from the coding sequence ATGCAAGTAGTTGATGCTATTGATTCCAATTTAGTTGTCACTGAGTTAGATGTTTCAACTAAAGATGAAATGCTAGAAGTTTTAATAGAAACATTAAAAGTTAATGGTTATGTCAATGATTCAGATGGTTTCTTAAAAGATGTTTACGAACGAGAAGCTGAAGGACAGACCGGTATTGGTAATTTTGTTGCGATTCCGCATGGAAAAAGTTTTTTTGTAGATAAAGTTGGTGTTGCAATTGGAATTAATCGGAAAGATATTCCATGGGAGAGTCTCGATAATAATGGCGTAAAAGTTGTCATCTTATTTGCTATAGGAAATGATACTGAGGGTGCCCAAGAACATTTGAAACTCTTATCACTCTTTGCAAGGAAATTAGGTAATGATGAAGTTATTAATCATCTAGTGAATTCAAAAACAGTTGATGATGTCATCAACGCATTTAAATAA
- a CDS encoding PTS fructose transporter subunit IIB, with translation MKIVGVAACTVGIAHTYIAQEKLENAGQAVGYEVHIETQGTIGIENELTQEQINEADVVILAVDVKISGMERFEGKKVIKVPTEVAIKSPNKLIAKAVEISSK, from the coding sequence ATGAAAATTGTCGGAGTAGCAGCATGTACTGTAGGAATTGCACATACTTATATTGCACAAGAAAAACTTGAAAATGCGGGTCAAGCAGTGGGTTATGAGGTTCATATTGAGACTCAAGGAACTATTGGTATAGAGAATGAATTAACTCAAGAACAAATTAATGAGGCTGACGTTGTTATTTTAGCTGTTGATGTCAAGATTTCTGGTATGGAACGTTTTGAAGGAAAAAAAGTAATTAAAGTACCAACAGAAGTTGCTATAAAATCACCTAATAAGTTAATTGCAAAAGCTGTTGAAATTAGTTCAAAATAA
- the alsE gene encoding D-allulose 6-phosphate 3-epimerase: MSKVEFSPSLMTMDLDKFTEQITFLNDHVSSYHIDIMDGHFVPNITLSPWFIEEVRKISTLPMSAHLMVTDPTFWVDQLINVNAEWICIHAEVLNGLAFRLFDKIHNAGLKTGVVLNPETPIETILPYITLVDKVTIMTVDPGFAGQRFLESTLDKIVELKALRKKNDHHFVIEMDGSSSRKTFKQIDKAGPDIYVIGRSGLFGLSENIEESWDIMTKDYFEMTGKTVECND, from the coding sequence ATGTCAAAAGTAGAATTTTCACCGTCACTAATGACCATGGATTTGGACAAATTTACAGAGCAGATTACTTTTTTAAATGATCATGTTAGCTCATACCATATTGATATTATGGATGGACATTTTGTCCCTAATATTACTTTATCGCCGTGGTTCATTGAAGAGGTCAGAAAAATATCTACCTTGCCTATGTCAGCTCATCTCATGGTTACTGACCCTACGTTTTGGGTTGATCAATTGATAAATGTAAATGCGGAATGGATATGTATCCATGCAGAGGTGCTAAATGGACTGGCTTTCCGTTTATTTGATAAAATTCATAATGCAGGTCTAAAAACAGGTGTTGTCTTAAATCCTGAAACACCTATTGAGACTATCCTTCCTTATATTACTTTAGTTGATAAAGTTACTATTATGACAGTGGATCCTGGGTTTGCAGGACAGCGTTTTCTTGAAAGTACATTAGATAAGATTGTTGAACTAAAGGCTTTGAGAAAAAAAAATGACCATCACTTTGTGATAGAAATGGATGGTTCTTCAAGTCGCAAAACTTTTAAACAAATTGATAAAGCTGGTCCAGATATATATGTCATCGGACGAAGCGGACTATTTGGCCTTTCTGAAAATATTGAAGAATCATGGGATATCATGACAAAAGATTATTTTGAAATGACTGGTAAAACAGTAGAATGTAATGATTAG
- the fsa gene encoding fructose-6-phosphate aldolase, with protein sequence MKFFLDTANVTAIKEIHRLGVVDGVTTNPTIISKEGRDFEEVIKEICTIVDGPVSAEVTGLLADEMVEEARTIAKWADNVVVKIPMTTEGLKAVHILSKEGIKTNVTLIFTVSQGLMAMKAGATFISPFIGRLEDIGTDAYQLILELRNIIDLYDFKTEIIAASIRNTAHVERVAGLGAHIATIPDALFEKMTKHPLTDSGIETFLKDWEAFKN encoded by the coding sequence ATGAAATTTTTTCTAGACACAGCAAATGTTACAGCGATTAAAGAGATTCATCGCTTAGGTGTGGTGGATGGCGTGACCACCAATCCGACTATCATTTCAAAAGAGGGACGTGATTTTGAAGAGGTCATCAAAGAGATTTGTACCATTGTTGATGGGCCTGTTTCAGCTGAGGTGACGGGGCTCTTAGCTGATGAGATGGTTGAAGAAGCTAGAACAATTGCTAAGTGGGCAGACAATGTCGTGGTTAAAATTCCAATGACAACAGAAGGCCTTAAAGCTGTTCATATCTTATCAAAAGAAGGTATTAAGACTAATGTGACCCTTATCTTCACAGTTTCTCAAGGCTTGATGGCCATGAAAGCGGGAGCGACCTTTATCAGTCCATTCATAGGTCGTTTAGAAGATATTGGCACAGATGCTTATCAGTTGATTTTAGAATTGAGAAACATCATTGACCTGTATGATTTTAAAACTGAAATCATTGCTGCAAGCATTCGAAATACAGCTCACGTTGAAAGAGTCGCCGGACTTGGTGCACATATTGCTACAATACCAGATGCCCTGTTTGAGAAAATGACGAAACATCCTTTAACGGATTCTGGTATTGAAACCTTCTTAAAAGATTGGGAAGCTTTCAAAAACTAA
- a CDS encoding HAD family hydrolase — protein sequence MIKVIYFDIDDTLYDQFKPFEDAFKTVFPHLQIDIRQAYLNSRQYSDQVFEATENGTLDLKTMHRQRIQTALKSLSLSITDDEADSFQRRYAANQRHITLDSSLRSSFDALKASGVTLGIITNGPLEHQMRKIHQLGLANWVDEDHIYISSEQGIAKPDIRLFDLARKGLYSPEDCLYIGDSFDNDVVGAKSAGWQVIWFNRRNKPLPSSQYSPDYQVTK from the coding sequence ATGATTAAAGTAATTTATTTTGATATTGATGATACTCTTTACGACCAATTCAAACCATTTGAGGATGCTTTTAAAACAGTTTTCCCTCATTTGCAAATCGATATTAGACAAGCCTATCTCAACAGTAGGCAATATAGTGATCAAGTATTTGAAGCCACCGAAAATGGCACATTAGATCTTAAAACAATGCACAGGCAGAGGATTCAAACAGCTTTGAAATCATTATCTCTATCGATCACAGATGATGAAGCTGATTCGTTTCAAAGGCGTTATGCAGCCAATCAAAGGCATATTACATTAGATAGTTCATTGAGGTCTTCGTTTGATGCTTTAAAGGCGAGTGGAGTTACTCTTGGGATAATAACCAATGGCCCTCTGGAGCATCAAATGCGCAAGATCCATCAACTAGGTTTAGCGAACTGGGTCGATGAAGACCATATTTACATTTCATCAGAGCAAGGGATTGCCAAGCCTGATATACGATTGTTTGATTTAGCGAGAAAAGGCCTGTATTCTCCAGAAGACTGTCTTTATATTGGTGATTCCTTTGATAATGATGTTGTTGGTGCAAAGTCAGCAGGTTGGCAGGTCATCTGGTTTAATCGTCGAAATAAACCACTGCCTTCTTCTCAGTATTCCCCAGATTATCAGGTAACTAAATGA
- the tkt gene encoding transketolase — MTFDTVDQLAVNTIRSLSMDMIQKANSGHPGLPMGAAPMAYVLWNQFLNINPKTNRSWTNRDRFVLSAGHGSALIYSLLHLSGYDVTMEDIKNFRQFGSKTPGHPEVNHTDGVEATTGPLGQGIANAVGMAMAEAHLAAKYNKPDFNIVDHYTFALNGDGDLMEGVSQEAASLAGHLKLGKLVLLYDSNDISLDGPTSMAFTEDVKGRFEAYGWQHLLVEDGNDLEAIAKAIEEAKAESDKPTIIEIKTIIGYGAKNQGTSAVHGAPLGDEGIAHAKEVYGYDYPAFTVPEEVAERFATGLQARGEKAEAAWNELFAKYEAKYPELAADYKAAFELKPVEVELDAHEVGQSSASRVTSQAAIQQISEQVSYFWGGSADLSGSNNTMVKAETDFQADNYKGRNIWFGVREFAMAAAMNGVALHGGSRIYGGTFFVFSNYLLPAVRMAALAELPTVYVMTHDSVAVGEDGPTHEPIEQLASVRSMPNLNVIRPADGNEVNAAWKRALRETKTPTMLVLTRQNLPVLEGTAELAEEGLNKGAYILSEAKGDLDGIIIATGSEVKLALDTQASLAEEGIHVRVVSMPSQNLFDAQTPEYKEEVLPSSVTKRLAIEAAASYGWERYTGLKGATLTIDTWGTSAPGNKIFEEYGFTVENASQLYKSL; from the coding sequence ATGACTTTTGATACAGTTGATCAATTAGCGGTAAATACCATTCGCTCACTTTCAATGGATATGATCCAAAAAGCCAATTCAGGTCATCCAGGGCTCCCTATGGGTGCAGCACCAATGGCCTACGTGCTTTGGAATCAATTTTTGAATATAAACCCTAAAACAAACCGTTCGTGGACTAACCGCGACCGTTTTGTCCTATCAGCGGGTCATGGAAGCGCCTTGATTTATAGTTTACTTCACTTGTCAGGTTATGACGTCACGATGGAAGATATTAAGAACTTTCGTCAGTTTGGCTCAAAAACACCAGGTCACCCTGAAGTAAATCATACTGATGGTGTCGAAGCTACAACGGGACCACTTGGTCAAGGAATTGCGAACGCTGTCGGAATGGCAATGGCTGAAGCGCACTTGGCTGCCAAATACAATAAACCTGATTTTAATATTGTCGATCATTATACTTTCGCTCTCAATGGTGATGGTGATTTGATGGAGGGGGTTTCTCAAGAAGCAGCTAGTCTCGCTGGACACTTGAAATTGGGTAAATTAGTGCTCCTTTATGATTCAAATGACATTTCACTTGATGGTCCAACGTCAATGGCTTTCACAGAAGACGTTAAGGGACGCTTTGAAGCTTACGGATGGCAGCATCTTCTAGTCGAAGATGGCAATGATTTAGAGGCTATTGCTAAAGCTATCGAAGAAGCAAAAGCAGAGTCAGACAAACCTACCATTATTGAAATCAAAACCATCATTGGTTATGGAGCGAAAAACCAAGGAACATCAGCGGTTCACGGTGCCCCACTTGGTGATGAAGGGATTGCACACGCTAAAGAAGTTTACGGTTATGACTATCCTGCTTTTACAGTGCCTGAAGAAGTGGCTGAGCGATTTGCGACAGGACTCCAAGCACGTGGTGAAAAAGCAGAAGCTGCTTGGAATGAACTCTTTGCTAAATATGAAGCCAAATATCCTGAATTAGCCGCAGACTATAAAGCAGCCTTCGAATTGAAACCAGTTGAAGTAGAACTCGATGCCCATGAAGTTGGCCAAAGCTCTGCTAGCCGTGTAACAAGTCAAGCAGCCATCCAACAAATTTCTGAGCAAGTATCATACTTCTGGGGTGGTTCTGCAGACCTTTCAGGTTCAAACAACACTATGGTCAAGGCTGAAACTGACTTCCAGGCAGACAATTACAAAGGTCGTAACATTTGGTTTGGCGTTCGTGAATTTGCTATGGCTGCAGCGATGAACGGTGTAGCTCTTCACGGTGGTAGCCGGATTTATGGCGGAACATTCTTTGTCTTCTCAAATTACCTACTCCCAGCTGTTCGTATGGCAGCCCTAGCTGAATTACCAACTGTCTATGTCATGACTCATGACTCAGTTGCTGTTGGAGAGGACGGACCAACTCACGAACCAATCGAGCAATTGGCAAGTGTTCGTTCAATGCCAAACCTTAACGTTATTCGCCCAGCTGATGGTAACGAGGTCAATGCGGCTTGGAAACGTGCCCTTCGCGAAACTAAAACTCCAACCATGCTTGTTCTAACACGTCAAAATCTACCAGTTCTTGAAGGAACGGCAGAATTGGCTGAAGAAGGGCTTAACAAGGGTGCCTACATTCTTTCAGAAGCAAAAGGTGATCTTGATGGTATTATTATCGCAACAGGTTCTGAAGTAAAATTGGCACTTGACACACAAGCTTCTCTAGCTGAAGAAGGGATTCACGTTCGTGTGGTTTCCATGCCATCTCAAAACCTTTTTGATGCGCAAACACCAGAGTATAAAGAAGAAGTTCTCCCAAGTTCTGTAACCAAACGCCTTGCTATCGAGGCAGCAGCAAGCTACGGTTGGGAACGTTATACAGGCTTAAAAGGGGCAACCCTTACCATTGATACTTGGGGAACATCTGCTCCGGGAAATAAAATCTTTGAAGAGTATGGCTTTACAGTAGAGAATGCTAGTCAATTGTATAAATCACTTTAA
- the proB gene encoding glutamate 5-kinase, with product MKREFSKVKRLVIKIGTSSLVLSNGKINLEKIDQLAFVIASLHNKGLEVVLVSSGAMGFGLNLLDMDRRPQELSKQQAISSVGQVAMMSLYAQIFSHYQTNVSQILLTRDVVEFPESLENVTNAFESLLNLGIVPIVNENDAVSVDEMDHATKFGDNDRLSAIVAKIVKADLLIMLSDIDGLFDKNPTIYDDATLRTSVSEITEEILKSAGGAGSKFGTGGMLSKIQSAQMMFDYNGAMVLMNGKNPRDILRVLDGQIIGTLFKQEK from the coding sequence ATGAAGCGAGAATTTAGTAAGGTAAAACGTTTGGTGATCAAAATAGGGACTAGCTCCTTAGTGCTGTCAAACGGAAAAATAAATTTAGAAAAAATAGACCAACTGGCTTTTGTCATCGCCAGTCTTCACAACAAGGGACTAGAAGTCGTTTTGGTTTCTTCTGGAGCCATGGGGTTTGGTTTAAACCTTTTAGACATGGATAGACGCCCACAAGAATTATCAAAACAACAGGCCATCTCAAGTGTTGGTCAGGTAGCTATGATGAGCCTCTATGCTCAGATTTTCTCACATTATCAAACCAATGTGTCGCAAATTCTATTGACACGTGACGTAGTTGAATTTCCAGAAAGCTTGGAAAATGTGACGAATGCCTTTGAAAGTCTTTTGAATTTGGGGATTGTCCCCATTGTCAATGAAAATGATGCCGTCAGTGTTGATGAAATGGATCACGCCACTAAGTTTGGTGACAACGACCGCTTGTCAGCTATTGTCGCAAAGATTGTCAAAGCAGATTTGCTGATTATGTTATCAGATATTGACGGTCTTTTTGACAAAAATCCAACCATCTATGACGATGCCACTTTGAGAACCAGTGTGAGCGAGATTACTGAGGAGATTTTAAAATCAGCTGGCGGTGCTGGCTCTAAGTTTGGAACTGGTGGCATGCTCAGCAAGATCCAGTCAGCACAAATGATGTTTGACTATAATGGGGCCATGGTCTTAATGAATGGGAAAAACCCAAGGGATATTCTCAGAGTACTCGATGGTCAAATCATCGGTACCCTCTTTAAACAAGAAAAATAG
- a CDS encoding glutamate-5-semialdehyde dehydrogenase, with the protein MSVIERLGKQAKVASCELASLSTIAKNQLLLALADALVNSSAIILEANAKDVAAAAEHGISDVMVDRLRLTEERIQAMAEGVSQVADLSDPVGQVVRGYTNLDGLKIVQKRVPLGVLAMIFESRPNVSIDAFSLALKTNNAIILRGGKDAIHSNKALIQVARQVIQEAGYNSDFVQLVEDTSHAVAEELMVATDYVDVLIPRGGARLIQTVKEKAKVPVIETGVGNVHIYVDKYADLDMATDIVINAKTSRPSVCNAAESLVVHRHVAADFFPKLEAALADKQKIEFRADQAAMPYLKNPVEATEEDFATEFLDYILSVKVVDHFEEALDWVNRYTSHHSEAIVTHDIRRAEMFQDSIDAAAVYVNASTRFTDGFVFGLGAEIGISTQKMHARGPMGLEALTSTKFYINGQGQIRE; encoded by the coding sequence ATGTCAGTAATTGAAAGACTTGGAAAACAAGCAAAAGTGGCTAGTTGTGAGTTAGCCTCTTTGTCAACCATTGCTAAAAATCAACTGCTCTTGGCTTTGGCCGACGCCTTGGTGAACTCTTCAGCCATTATTTTGGAAGCCAATGCTAAAGACGTGGCAGCTGCAGCAGAACATGGCATTTCAGACGTTATGGTCGATCGTCTACGTCTAACGGAAGAACGTATCCAAGCCATGGCAGAAGGCGTTAGTCAAGTAGCAGACTTATCTGATCCTGTTGGACAGGTTGTGCGTGGTTATACTAATTTGGACGGTTTGAAAATTGTTCAAAAACGAGTTCCGCTTGGAGTGCTTGCGATGATTTTTGAGAGTCGTCCTAATGTCTCCATTGATGCCTTTAGTCTTGCCTTAAAGACCAATAATGCTATCATTCTGCGCGGCGGTAAGGATGCTATCCATTCTAACAAAGCCCTTATTCAGGTGGCGCGTCAGGTTATTCAAGAAGCTGGTTACAATTCTGATTTTGTTCAGTTGGTAGAAGATACCTCACATGCTGTAGCGGAAGAATTAATGGTGGCTACTGATTACGTTGATGTTCTTATTCCACGTGGTGGCGCACGCCTTATTCAAACGGTTAAAGAAAAAGCCAAGGTACCAGTCATTGAGACAGGGGTTGGTAATGTTCATATCTATGTGGATAAGTATGCTGATTTAGATATGGCGACTGACATCGTGATCAATGCTAAAACTTCGCGACCAAGCGTTTGTAATGCAGCAGAAAGTCTCGTGGTGCATCGCCATGTAGCGGCAGACTTCTTTCCAAAGTTAGAAGCAGCATTAGCTGACAAACAAAAGATTGAATTTAGAGCAGACCAAGCTGCCATGCCTTATTTGAAAAATCCTGTTGAAGCGACAGAAGAAGACTTTGCGACGGAGTTTCTAGATTACATCTTATCGGTTAAAGTGGTTGACCATTTTGAAGAGGCGCTGGACTGGGTAAACCGTTATACAAGCCATCATTCAGAAGCTATTGTGACCCATGATATTAGAAGAGCAGAAATGTTCCAAGATAGTATTGACGCAGCAGCCGTCTATGTCAATGCCTCGACTCGCTTTACAGATGGATTTGTTTTCGGATTAGGGGCCGAAATTGGCATTTCAACGCAAAAAATGCATGCACGTGGACCAATGGGCTTAGAAGCTTTAACGTCAACCAAGTTTTACATCAATGGACAAGGCCAAATTAGAGAATAA